A region from the Campylobacter subantarcticus LMG 24377 genome encodes:
- the purQ gene encoding phosphoribosylformylglycinamidine synthase subunit PurQ produces MKVAIIRFPGTNCEFDTAYAFEKLGIKTEIIWHEKQDFSADLIVLPGGFSYGDYLRCAAIAKLAPAIKTLKEHVKKGGYVLGICNGFQILLELGLLKGAMKHNNNLSFISKIQALQVVSNNNVFLKNFQKNDIIELPIAHGEGNYFNSEDGIKILEDKDMILLRYINNPNGSLNDIAGICNENKKIFGLMPHPERMCDDILGSKVGLKMFEGFLNC; encoded by the coding sequence ATGAAAGTAGCTATTATTCGTTTTCCTGGAACTAATTGTGAGTTTGATACAGCTTATGCTTTTGAAAAACTAGGAATAAAAACTGAAATCATTTGGCATGAAAAACAAGATTTTAGTGCAGATTTAATTGTTTTACCAGGTGGATTTTCTTATGGAGATTATTTAAGATGTGCCGCTATTGCAAAACTTGCTCCTGCTATAAAAACCCTAAAAGAGCATGTTAAAAAAGGTGGATATGTCCTAGGTATTTGCAATGGTTTTCAAATTTTATTAGAACTTGGTCTTTTAAAGGGAGCTATGAAACACAACAATAACTTAAGTTTTATTTCCAAAATACAAGCATTACAAGTAGTATCAAACAATAATGTTTTTTTGAAAAATTTCCAAAAAAATGACATTATAGAATTACCTATTGCTCACGGAGAAGGAAATTACTTTAATAGCGAAGATGGTATTAAAATACTAGAAGATAAAGATATGATTTTATTAAGATACATCAACAATCCAAATGGCTCTTTAAATGATATAGCTGGAATTTGTAATGAGAATAAAAAAATCTTTGGACTTATGCCACACCCTGAAAGAATGTGTGATGATATAC
- the purS gene encoding phosphoribosylformylglycinamidine synthase subunit PurS: protein MKVIVNITLKNGILDPQGKAIEKALHSLDFNNIANVKTSKQISFDIACDDKEEALKQADLMCKELLANTVIEDYEIIL from the coding sequence ATGAAAGTAATTGTAAATATTACACTAAAAAATGGGATTTTAGATCCTCAAGGCAAAGCCATAGAAAAGGCTTTGCATTCTTTAGATTTTAATAACATAGCAAATGTTAAAACCTCAAAACAAATTAGTTTTGATATAGCTTGCGATGATAAAGAAGAAGCTTTAAAACAAGCTGATTTAATGTGTAAAGAATTGCTTGCAAATACTGTGATAGAAGATTATGAGATAATATTATGA